The proteins below come from a single Mytilus edulis chromosome 5, xbMytEdul2.2, whole genome shotgun sequence genomic window:
- the LOC139522943 gene encoding alpha-protein kinase 1-like, translating to MGNNYSDGMNSTYHSISSDEREIRRWSSFEYYPFKCGRRRIVYKGISFQSKRIDEIEEPTDGNFHGKGTKTKSKRVKTTDNIDNSYWSKRKCVVKTASKDDIMMNDKSNTDSQWFRKMFITGNDNISLFRKELNMDTEKKLGIAFAKSYLAEIDNMSSVWNPICYYCCRYKGRLSMDDIVLIEDRIEGPFRHFIFVDGTCEDDCPAILNAFLHFTYHQSEGKLVMCDFQGAEEKSNFLHLTVPTVHSIERSFGPKDQGEEGIKEVLSNHKCNELCHKDWLKP from the coding sequence ATGGGCAATAATTACTCAGACGGCATGAATTCTACATACCATTCAATATCTTCCGATGAAAGGGAAATACGTCGGTGGTCTAGTTTCGAATATTATCCTTTCAAGTGCGGAAGACGTAGAATTGTGTATAAAGGTATCTCATTCCAGTCAAAACGTATTGACGAGATCGAAGAACCAACAGATGGAAATTTCCATGGCAAAGGTACTAAAACTAAGAGTAAGAGGGTGAAAACCACCGACAATATTGACAATTCATACTGGTCAAAGCGAAAATGCGTCGTGAAAACGGCAAGTAAAGACGACATTATGATGAACGACAAAAGCAATACGGATTCGCAGTGGTTTAGAAAAATGTTTATCACAGGGAACGACAATATCAGTTTGTTTCGGAAAGAACTAAATATGGACACAGAAAAGAAACTAGGAATTGCTTTTGCTAAATCTTATTTGGCGGAGATAGACAACATGTCATCAGTATGGAACCCAATTTGTTACTATTGTTGTAGATATAAAGGTAGACTTAGCATGGATGACATTGTTTTGATAGAGGACAGAATAGAAGGACCATTCAGGCATTTTATATTCGTCGACGGGACTTGCGAAGATGACTGTCCTGCTATTTTGAACGCGTTTCTCCATTTCACATACCACCAGAGTGAAGGAAAATTGGTTATGTGCGACTTTCAAGGAGCTGAGGAGAAAAGCAATTTCCTTCATCTTACCGTGCCAACAGTTCATTCAATTGAGAGGTCATTTGGACCAAAAGACCAAGGCGAAGAAGGTATTAAAGAAGTTCTATCGAACCATAAATGTAACGAGTTATGTCACAAGGACTGGTTGAAACCGTAG